CTCCAAGAATATGTGTTTCGTGAAACCATCTGTTGCCATCAAGAACAACTAAACGAACGAGACAATGTATTAGTTTTGTAGTTTAGAATTTTAACAGTTCAATCAGCATACGTACTTATTTCCCCTGGCTTGACCCTCACCATCATCTTAGACGCGCATATACCGTAACACTCCGGAGGTGTTTCAAAGGTCCATTCCTTTTCACCAGTTAGCTGTGCTTGCCAAGATCCTCCAGGAACAAAATCAACCTATAATGGAAACTAGGTTGGGAAGTGTTATAATCGTTTCGCCCCCTGTCAGTGACTGATATCACTTTTTTGGTCAAGTGTTCGGTTTACATGAGCAGTTAAATTTCCAGTGTGGTATAGTCAATCTCGACCCACAGCGTGTTTTATTAAAGTCGTTNNNNNNNNNNNNNNNNNNNNNNNNNNNNNNNNNNNNNNNNNNNNNNNNNNTGGTCCTGGTAACCCCATGAAAATCCAATCCGTTTTGCTGTGATCCAGTTCAGGAGACAAAAAGTATGGCAATTTGTAATGCCTTCTAAGTTCGTTGGCTGCATGACCTTCGCAGTTGCTCCTAAAAAACATATGTACTTTTTTAATGGTTTTCCGACACCATGTGAATTTGGATATGACTCGGTAAAAAGATTTTATACTTACCATCCAATGTACCAATGATCTTCTTTTCCTTCTAATCGGTTTTGAGACATGGTAAAAAGTTCGTCAGCGTCAGACATATTCGAGTTGTAGCGGAAAAATTGACATTTGTCAACAACATGGGCAAGCGcctttttacaaaagtatttaattaaaacaaaaaacatcgattttaaacaatttcaaacCTCGGATCCAGGGGGATAtacgcttttaaaatattcatagcTGAACGTGTTGCTTGCAGTCCAGCCTTTCTGGCCATCTTGTATGACAAGGGGCTGCATGCTGTGTGCGTATTTCTCTGTGAATTCTTTCTAAAATATCAAAAGACATCAAAGTTAGTTTTCAGCAGATCTTTCTCAGTCACAATTCGCGATATCCTTTTAATGTTCTTGTTTGGACCGCAACCTCTTTTGTACAAACTAAAACCATAAGCCACCACACACATATTgccaaaatatgtttttgcatgaaagtataatattataaacgaAACATAATTTTCACTTACTTGCGttatattctttaaatataatatttctgttACATCCTTGCAAGCATTGCAGTCTACGGGTCGACGAACGAGCGGACCAACAGCCCTACTGGTCACAAGACATTTCCAATCGCTCAAAGGGTGAGGTTCTGAATCATCTAATGTTCTAAAATAGCATAAACTATAGCATGGTATTATCAAACCAAATTGATTTCAACTTACCCTAACTCATGGTCGATGTACATGAGCGGGAGGCTAATACtgaataaaaataccaatCCAGCGTATAGAACCTTTGGATTCCGTTGGTGCCATTTCTTTCCATCGTTCTTTATCGCCTTGACAGATTTAAGTCTGTTTAACTGCTCCCAACTAATACCGAGGTCTTCAGCATgctttaaaagtgttttgaaCTGATCAACGGTTGCCATCCCATTAGCTTTCCGACTACACACTGTAATATCTAAATGCTGTAATACATCAACTATCTGAACTAAACGCTATAATGTCTACTGAAATCGAATGCTGTTCTTGCGGAAATCATGGCTTTGTTTCCAAGTAATTCGTGCAAGAATGAACATACGAAGCGATAATAGTTTGTTCAATTAGACAGTCAGACTTTTCAACAATATTATCGGGTTAGGCTAcaactaaaaaacaacaacgttATCTGTTTGAAAGCTATCGCTACACAGCCCCACGATATTACAACTACGACGATAAACTGTTCAGATCATACATAACTACAACTCAACGTATAATCTCCCCGTGCAAACTCCGTATACAACTCATTAACTTAAGTTTGAAAAAGataaattgtaaatacatTACAACAACCACACTCAACTCTGCCCAGACACAACTCATTCAACCGGAACCGAACTAAGACGCCACAAAACGGCCGGCGTGTCCGTGAGGACTGTAATAATTACTCGGAATGTAACACTTCAGAAATTGAAAAGGCACAGCGGATACTCTTATCAGTgcatagaaaaaaacaaaaaacacaaaagacAGTAGACCATAAAATTTCTGCGATAAATGGgtattcttttttattcaaaacacgatctgtTCTTTTATGTATCTCTAGTAATATTCTGATCCAATCACTATGCTCAAATCGTTCCCAAGAATATGTGTTTCGTGAAACCATCTGTTGCCATCAAGAACAACTAAACGAACGAGACAATGTATTAGTTTTGTAGTTTAGAATTTTAACAGTTCAATCAGCATACATACTTATTTCCCCTGGCTTGACCCTCACCATCATCTTAGACGTGCATATACCGTAACACTCCGGAGGTGTTTCAAAGGTCCATTCCTTCGTACCGCTTAGTTGTGCTTGCCAAGATCCCCCAGGAACAAAGTCAACCTATATAACGGAAATAAGGTTAGAAAGTGCTAAACATTTCGATTG
The DNA window shown above is from Ciona intestinalis chromosome 3, KH, whole genome shotgun sequence and carries:
- the LOC100179218 gene encoding uncharacterized protein LOC100179218 isoform X2; translated protein: MATVDQFKTLLKHAEDLGISWEQLNRLKSVKAIKNDGKKWHQRNPKVLYAGLVFLFSISLPLMYIDHELGTLDDSEPHPLSDWKCLVTSRAVGPLVRRPVDCNACKDVTEILYLKNITQKEFTEKYAHSMQPLVIQDGQKGWTASNTFSYEYFKSVYPPGSEALAHVVDKCQFFRYNSNMSDADELFTMSQNRLEGKEDHWYIGWSNCEGHAANELRRHYKLPYFLSPELDHSKTDWIFMGLPGPGASMHIDFVPGGSWQAQLSGTKEWTFETPPECYGICTSKMMVRVKPGEIIVLDGNRWFHKTRILGNDLSIVIGSEYY